One part of the Rhodococcus oxybenzonivorans genome encodes these proteins:
- a CDS encoding aldo/keto reductase, giving the protein MVGMSNSLPTVQLSDGLTVSAQGYGAMSVAPVYGPVDPGEALATLHHAIDIGVTFIDTADVYGGGASEVAVGKVLKERRDEVQLATKFGLVGNIANGQRGINGKPEYVAQALEASLARLGVDHIDLYYLHRVDPTVPIEETVGAIAEQVAAGKVRHIGLSEATGDELRRASGVHPIAAIQSEWSIWSRDVERQVVPAAAELGIGFVPYSPVGRGFLTGTYDPAALDEHDLRRRFPRFGDDALTANSKVLDVVREVAAELEATPAQVSLAWLDAKGRAFGLPTVSIPGTRFAARVTENAGALALTLTDDQIARLDLLADLTVGHRSADPQWVSFGRE; this is encoded by the coding sequence ATGGTCGGCATGAGTAACTCCCTCCCCACCGTGCAACTGTCCGACGGGCTGACCGTGAGTGCGCAGGGATACGGGGCCATGTCCGTCGCCCCCGTGTACGGACCCGTGGATCCCGGTGAAGCCCTCGCGACCCTGCACCATGCAATCGACATCGGTGTGACGTTCATCGATACGGCCGACGTGTACGGCGGAGGTGCCAGTGAGGTGGCGGTGGGCAAGGTCCTGAAGGAACGCCGCGACGAAGTGCAGTTGGCCACCAAGTTCGGTCTCGTGGGCAACATCGCCAATGGTCAGCGCGGCATCAACGGCAAGCCCGAGTACGTGGCGCAGGCGCTCGAGGCTTCGCTGGCCCGGCTCGGTGTCGACCACATCGACCTCTACTACCTGCACCGCGTCGACCCGACAGTGCCGATCGAGGAGACCGTCGGGGCAATCGCCGAGCAGGTCGCCGCAGGCAAGGTCCGGCACATCGGACTGTCGGAGGCCACCGGGGACGAACTGCGGCGAGCGTCGGGAGTGCATCCCATCGCCGCGATCCAGAGCGAGTGGAGTATCTGGAGCCGCGACGTGGAACGGCAGGTCGTCCCGGCGGCGGCAGAGCTCGGCATCGGATTCGTCCCGTACTCGCCGGTCGGGCGCGGCTTCCTCACCGGCACCTACGACCCGGCCGCCCTGGACGAGCACGACCTGCGCCGGCGCTTCCCGCGGTTCGGTGACGACGCACTGACCGCGAACTCGAAGGTGCTCGACGTCGTTCGCGAGGTGGCCGCCGAACTCGAGGCAACCCCCGCCCAGGTGTCGTTGGCGTGGCTCGACGCGAAAGGACGCGCATTCGGGCTGCCGACGGTGTCCATTCCCGGGACCCGGTTCGCTGCCCGCGTCACCGAGAATGCCGGTGCGCTCGCGCTGACGCTCACCGACGACCAGATCGCTCGTCTCGACCTGCTCGCCGATCTCACCGTCGGCCACCGCTCGGCCGATCCCCAGTGGGTGTCCTTCGGGCGGGAGTAG
- the ilvD gene encoding dihydroxy-acid dehydratase, with protein MTISDPKPRSRDVTDGLEKTAARGMLRAVGMGDDDWGKSQIGVASSWNEITPCNLSLDRLAKSVKDGVHSGGGYPLEFGTISVSDGISMGHEGMHFSLVSREVIADSVETVMQAERLDGSVLLAGCDKSLPGMLMAAARLDLASVFLYAGSILPGIAKLSDGSERQVTIIDAFEAVGACSRGLMSREDVDTIERAICPGEGACGGMYTANTMASAAEALGMSLPGSAAPPATDRRRDGFARRSGEAVVELLRRGITTSDILTKEAFENAIAVVMAFGGSTNAVLHLLAIAHEAGVELTLDDFSRVGARVPHLADVKPFGSHVMTDVDHIGGVPVVMKALLDAGLLHGDCLTVTGKTMAENLADIAPPDPDGKVLRAMSSPIHPTGGITILKGSLAPGGAVVKSAGFDSDVFTGTARVFDRERAAMDALEDGTITSGDVVVIRYEGPKGGPGMREMLAITAAIKGAGLGKDVLLLTDGRFSGGTTGLCVGHVAPEAVDAGPIAFVRDGDQIRLDVGTGTLDLLVDEEELTARKNGWEPLPPRYTRGVLAKYTKLVGSASGGAVCG; from the coding sequence ATGACAATCTCGGATCCGAAGCCCCGCAGCCGCGACGTCACCGACGGACTGGAGAAGACCGCAGCCCGCGGAATGCTCCGCGCGGTGGGCATGGGCGACGACGACTGGGGGAAATCGCAGATCGGCGTCGCATCGTCGTGGAACGAAATCACCCCCTGCAACCTCTCGCTCGACCGCCTCGCGAAGTCGGTGAAGGACGGGGTTCATTCGGGCGGTGGATACCCGCTCGAGTTCGGCACCATCTCCGTCTCCGACGGGATCTCCATGGGGCACGAAGGCATGCACTTCTCCTTGGTGTCGCGCGAGGTGATCGCCGACAGCGTCGAAACGGTGATGCAGGCCGAGCGCCTCGACGGTTCGGTCCTCCTTGCCGGGTGCGACAAATCGCTGCCCGGAATGCTGATGGCCGCCGCCCGGCTCGACCTGGCCAGCGTCTTCCTCTACGCCGGCTCGATCCTGCCCGGTATCGCGAAACTGTCCGACGGCAGCGAACGACAAGTCACCATCATCGACGCGTTCGAAGCGGTCGGCGCCTGCTCCCGCGGACTGATGAGTCGTGAAGATGTCGACACCATCGAGCGCGCAATCTGTCCCGGCGAAGGTGCCTGCGGCGGAATGTATACCGCTAACACCATGGCCAGTGCCGCGGAAGCACTGGGTATGTCCCTTCCCGGCAGCGCCGCTCCCCCGGCGACCGACCGCCGCCGCGACGGCTTCGCCCGGCGCAGCGGCGAAGCCGTGGTCGAACTGCTTCGCCGGGGCATCACCACCAGCGACATCCTCACCAAAGAGGCATTCGAGAACGCGATCGCCGTCGTCATGGCGTTCGGTGGATCCACCAACGCCGTCCTGCACCTTCTCGCCATCGCTCACGAAGCCGGGGTCGAACTGACCCTCGACGACTTCAGTCGGGTCGGAGCACGTGTCCCGCACCTGGCGGATGTCAAACCGTTCGGCTCACACGTCATGACGGATGTCGATCACATCGGCGGTGTTCCCGTCGTCATGAAGGCGCTTCTCGACGCCGGACTCCTTCACGGCGACTGCCTGACGGTCACCGGCAAGACCATGGCGGAGAACCTCGCGGACATCGCGCCCCCGGACCCGGACGGCAAGGTGCTCCGCGCGATGAGTTCACCCATCCACCCGACCGGTGGCATCACCATCCTGAAGGGTTCACTCGCACCCGGGGGTGCCGTGGTGAAGTCGGCGGGTTTCGACTCCGACGTGTTCACCGGCACCGCCCGCGTCTTCGACCGCGAGCGAGCCGCGATGGACGCCCTCGAGGACGGCACCATCACCAGCGGTGACGTGGTCGTCATCCGCTACGAGGGACCCAAGGGCGGTCCCGGAATGCGGGAGATGCTGGCCATCACCGCCGCGATCAAGGGCGCCGGCCTCGGCAAGGACGTGCTGCTCCTCACCGACGGCCGCTTCTCCGGCGGCACCACCGGCCTGTGCGTCGGCCACGTCGCACCCGAGGCCGTCGACGCCGGGCCCATCGCCTTCGTCCGCGACGGCGACCAGATTCGGCTCGACGTGGGCACCGGGACCCTCGATCTGCTCGTCGACGAAGAGGAACTCACCGCCCGGAAGAACGGGTGGGAGCCACTCCCGCCGCGCTATACCCGTGGCGTTCTGGCCAAGTACACCAAGCTGGTCGGCTCCGCTTCCGGCGGCGCTGTCTGCGGGTAG
- a CDS encoding S1 family peptidase, which yields MLKRFAAVVAATVGVLGFLGSGIATAAPPAVLGGGSGIVVNDELVCTLTTIGNDSGGRLVGVTAGHCGDVGSTVVSEAALDTGVVGTFVKSNPALDYAVIQFDRAKVVPVNRVGNVTITQIGAPASFPQVACKEGRTTGNTCGIVYGDLMQTQETWTQACVVEGDSGAPLVVGTTLVAMVNAYLAAPCIGPEIGTNMSVIVGDMNASGGPGAGFRPI from the coding sequence ATGTTGAAACGATTCGCGGCGGTTGTTGCAGCCACGGTGGGAGTTCTGGGTTTTCTTGGCAGTGGTATCGCGACGGCCGCGCCTCCGGCGGTCCTCGGGGGTGGGTCGGGGATCGTGGTGAATGACGAGTTGGTGTGCACGCTCACCACGATCGGGAATGACAGCGGCGGTCGCCTGGTCGGTGTGACGGCGGGCCATTGTGGTGATGTCGGTTCCACCGTGGTCTCCGAAGCTGCGTTGGACACCGGAGTGGTGGGCACGTTCGTGAAGTCGAACCCGGCGCTCGACTACGCGGTGATCCAGTTCGATCGGGCGAAGGTGGTGCCGGTCAACCGGGTCGGCAATGTCACCATCACCCAGATCGGTGCCCCGGCCAGCTTCCCGCAGGTCGCATGCAAGGAAGGACGAACCACCGGCAACACCTGCGGAATCGTGTATGGCGACCTGATGCAAACCCAGGAGACGTGGACGCAGGCGTGCGTGGTGGAGGGCGATTCCGGTGCACCGCTGGTCGTCGGTACCACCCTCGTTGCCATGGTCAACGCCTATTTGGCTGCTCCGTGCATCGGCCCGGAGATCGGAACCAACATGTCGGTGATCGTCGGCGACATGAATGCGAGCGGCGGTCCGGGCGCAGGCTTCCGGCCCATTTAG
- a CDS encoding DUF6319 family protein — protein sequence MPPRRRSGAAATPDHLTAENLETLAAAIAEGRRATVYLREAMPSLRLEAGASARALSVQGNTVMIRPKGVDDELPFEAEELMMKRLPAPKTAPATVPAKPAVHQEIEPGPPAAKAPAPSTVSAPEPVAAAPKPAATPAKRTTKKAPAGVSVTIHAGADNDWSVTVAHGAKRPGKAVPVSPEAVERAVRELGEETAIEAVESIIVAARNLAAARVEELSRQLEDARKALEALGAGE from the coding sequence ATGCCGCCCCGTAGACGTTCCGGTGCAGCCGCCACACCGGATCACCTGACAGCGGAGAATCTCGAGACTCTCGCTGCTGCGATCGCGGAGGGCAGACGCGCCACCGTGTATCTGCGCGAGGCGATGCCGAGCCTTCGTCTCGAAGCAGGCGCGTCGGCGAGAGCTCTTTCGGTGCAGGGTAATACGGTGATGATTCGGCCCAAGGGTGTCGACGACGAGCTTCCGTTCGAAGCGGAGGAGCTCATGATGAAACGCCTTCCGGCACCGAAGACCGCACCCGCGACAGTACCCGCGAAGCCCGCTGTCCACCAGGAGATCGAGCCCGGTCCGCCCGCCGCCAAGGCTCCGGCGCCGAGCACCGTGTCGGCGCCCGAGCCCGTCGCTGCCGCACCGAAACCCGCCGCGACGCCCGCGAAACGGACAACGAAGAAAGCCCCCGCCGGCGTGAGCGTCACCATCCACGCCGGAGCGGACAACGACTGGAGTGTCACCGTCGCGCACGGGGCCAAACGTCCGGGTAAGGCCGTCCCCGTCTCGCCGGAGGCCGTGGAGCGTGCCGTGCGCGAACTGGGCGAGGAGACGGCGATCGAGGCCGTCGAGTCGATCATCGTTGCGGCGCGCAACCTCGCCGCGGCGAGGGTCGAGGAGCTGAGCAGGCAACTCGAGGACGCCCGGAAGGCGCTGGAGGCGCTCGGCGCCGGGGAGTGA
- a CDS encoding adenylate/guanylate cyclase domain-containing protein, giving the protein MVADTNDDETETVPEVEPSLLRDIQADLEESLLGGPRRYTRLEIAEFAGVSVERADRLWVSMGYAVDTDPHGVMFTEGDIEALRTIASLVDRGIISPDREVAAARALGQSMSRLAEWQVSLISTHIIEQLAGSTDSDPEAIRRQVRELTADILPAVESLQAYVWRRHIASTTGRNVGNPGEEVASRTLVVGFADIVGYTSLTRQLGARDLADLLERFESASASVISGHHGWVVKTVGDEVMFAVESPADAAAIAFTLQEQVLPDEGDPNLRVGLAMGPALVRFGDLYGSVVNTAARLTSSARPGTVLIDDELAGALADTPGCYLKQLRPRRVRGIRRLEQYVLRRDREG; this is encoded by the coding sequence GTGGTCGCGGACACCAATGACGACGAGACGGAGACGGTTCCGGAGGTCGAGCCGAGCCTGCTCCGCGACATCCAGGCCGACCTGGAGGAGTCGCTGCTCGGTGGCCCTCGGCGATACACCCGACTGGAGATCGCCGAGTTCGCGGGAGTATCGGTCGAACGTGCGGACCGACTGTGGGTGTCCATGGGTTACGCAGTGGACACCGACCCACACGGGGTGATGTTCACCGAGGGAGACATCGAAGCCCTGCGCACCATCGCGTCTCTCGTCGATCGAGGGATCATCTCGCCGGACCGCGAAGTGGCGGCTGCCCGCGCGCTCGGCCAATCGATGTCCAGACTGGCCGAGTGGCAGGTGTCGCTGATCAGCACCCACATCATCGAACAGCTCGCCGGCTCCACCGATAGTGACCCGGAAGCGATCCGGCGGCAAGTGCGCGAACTGACCGCCGACATCCTGCCCGCGGTCGAGTCGCTGCAGGCTTACGTGTGGCGACGGCACATCGCGTCCACGACGGGCCGCAACGTGGGCAACCCGGGCGAGGAAGTGGCTAGCCGCACTTTGGTCGTCGGCTTCGCGGATATCGTCGGGTACACCTCGCTCACCCGCCAATTGGGCGCGCGAGATCTCGCCGACCTGCTGGAACGGTTCGAGTCGGCTTCGGCGTCCGTGATCAGCGGACACCACGGCTGGGTGGTGAAGACCGTGGGCGACGAGGTGATGTTCGCAGTCGAGTCGCCGGCCGACGCCGCCGCCATCGCCTTCACTCTCCAGGAACAGGTACTCCCCGACGAGGGCGACCCGAATCTCCGAGTGGGCCTCGCGATGGGACCGGCTCTCGTACGATTCGGGGATCTCTACGGCTCCGTCGTCAACACCGCGGCGAGACTGACAAGTTCGGCACGTCCCGGCACGGTGCTGATCGACGACGAGCTCGCCGGCGCACTGGCCGACACCCCCGGCTGCTATCTCAAGCAGCTACGACCACGACGGGTCCGGGGTATACGGCGGCTCGAGCAGTATGTGCTGCGACGAGACCGCGAGGGCTAA
- a CDS encoding TetR/AcrR family transcriptional regulator, with amino-acid sequence MTEQDPRKQRSRARLLDAATTLLAKGGTEAVTIDAVTALAKVARATLYRHFGNGTELVAAAFGRLIPPAPTVSEEGDLRDQLVELMVSQATLIESAPMHVTAMCWLGMGPALEDYSSAAALESDKPELRTLRQTIVEQYRAAFDRIFGTPEAAERLGEFDYDLALAQLVGPLVFTRLATLTPLGREACERIVDDFLAARAAQIASRPSPVIAEVPPAQAL; translated from the coding sequence ATGACCGAGCAGGATCCCCGCAAGCAGCGTTCCCGCGCGAGGCTTCTCGACGCAGCGACGACTCTGCTCGCCAAGGGTGGTACGGAAGCCGTCACCATCGATGCCGTCACCGCACTGGCGAAGGTGGCGCGTGCCACGCTGTACCGGCATTTCGGCAACGGCACAGAGTTGGTGGCCGCTGCATTCGGACGACTCATTCCGCCCGCTCCGACCGTTTCCGAGGAGGGCGATCTCCGCGACCAGCTGGTCGAGTTGATGGTCAGTCAGGCCACCCTGATCGAGAGCGCGCCGATGCACGTCACCGCGATGTGCTGGCTGGGAATGGGCCCGGCGCTGGAGGACTATTCCAGTGCGGCTGCGCTGGAGTCGGACAAGCCGGAACTGCGCACGCTGAGGCAGACGATCGTGGAACAGTACCGCGCGGCCTTCGACCGGATCTTCGGGACACCGGAGGCCGCCGAGCGGCTCGGTGAATTCGACTACGACCTCGCGCTCGCTCAACTGGTCGGCCCACTCGTCTTCACTCGCCTCGCGACGCTGACCCCGCTGGGCCGGGAGGCCTGCGAACGGATCGTCGACGACTTCCTGGCCGCGCGGGCCGCGCAGATCGCGTCGCGGCCGTCGCCGGTGATTGCCGAAGTTCCGCCAGCTCAGGCTCTGTGA
- a CDS encoding MFS transporter, producing the protein MLVVSCCAVALVVAAMAALNTALPDLARDTGATQSQLTWIVDGYTLTLAALLLPAGALGDRYGRRELLMLGLLVFGAATAVPLINDAPEWIIGSRVAAGVGAAFVMPATLSLLTAGFPPSQRGRAVGIWSGVAGSGAIAGMLVSGALLEKWSWMAIFVSLAVVSGLILLVSFTIPSSRDASHSPLDLPGTALIVTAVGMFVFGTIEAPHRGWLDPVVLVLLVGGLVAAGAFAWVELRREHPLLDVRLFGNRAFGSGSMSLLLQFLASLGLFFLAIQYLQLVLEYSPLQSALALAPIAVPVVMMSAVMPLVVPHVGLRPLLAAGTAILGAGIFLLVRLDADSSYLEVSFPLIVAALGIGLCTAPATAAIVQNTPDAKQGVASAVNDAAREIGSAIGVALAGSILATGYSRNVQPAVDALPEQAKEPVSGSLAAALHVAETAGPQGEQLATFARDAFLKGMDEASVVLAGVLFASAVLLGMWAPGRRHPSVRVDAAERDAAERTADID; encoded by the coding sequence ATGCTGGTGGTTTCCTGCTGTGCGGTCGCGCTCGTCGTCGCAGCGATGGCGGCGCTGAACACCGCGTTGCCGGACCTGGCACGCGACACCGGGGCCACCCAGAGTCAGCTCACCTGGATCGTTGACGGCTATACCCTGACGCTCGCGGCCCTGCTCCTGCCCGCAGGCGCACTCGGGGATCGGTACGGCCGACGTGAACTTCTCATGCTGGGACTGCTCGTTTTCGGCGCCGCCACCGCGGTGCCCCTCATCAACGACGCGCCCGAGTGGATCATCGGATCGCGAGTGGCTGCGGGAGTGGGGGCAGCCTTCGTGATGCCCGCGACGCTGTCGCTGCTCACAGCGGGTTTTCCGCCGTCGCAGCGCGGGCGGGCCGTGGGCATCTGGTCCGGCGTGGCCGGTTCGGGTGCCATCGCCGGAATGCTGGTGTCCGGTGCGCTTCTCGAAAAGTGGTCGTGGATGGCGATCTTCGTCAGCCTCGCGGTGGTGTCCGGGCTCATCCTGCTCGTCAGCTTCACCATTCCCTCGTCCAGGGACGCGAGCCATTCTCCGCTCGACCTGCCCGGCACTGCATTGATCGTGACCGCCGTCGGCATGTTCGTCTTCGGCACCATCGAGGCCCCGCATCGAGGCTGGCTGGATCCTGTCGTCCTGGTTCTGCTCGTCGGCGGACTCGTCGCCGCCGGCGCTTTCGCCTGGGTGGAACTCCGCCGAGAACATCCCCTTCTCGACGTGCGATTGTTCGGCAATCGTGCCTTCGGGTCGGGGTCGATGTCACTGCTCCTGCAGTTTCTCGCCTCCCTCGGGCTCTTCTTCCTGGCGATCCAGTACCTGCAGTTGGTGCTGGAGTACTCGCCCCTGCAGTCGGCGCTGGCGCTCGCGCCCATTGCGGTTCCGGTCGTCATGATGTCCGCCGTCATGCCGCTGGTCGTCCCGCACGTCGGCCTCCGGCCACTTCTGGCGGCCGGGACCGCCATCCTCGGCGCGGGAATCTTCCTGCTGGTTCGCCTGGATGCGGATTCGAGTTATCTGGAGGTGTCCTTCCCCCTCATCGTCGCGGCCTTGGGCATCGGGCTGTGCACCGCACCTGCCACCGCCGCGATTGTCCAGAACACTCCCGATGCCAAGCAGGGCGTCGCCTCTGCCGTCAACGACGCCGCCCGCGAGATCGGGTCGGCCATCGGAGTGGCCCTGGCCGGCAGCATCCTCGCCACCGGCTACAGCCGGAACGTCCAGCCGGCGGTCGACGCACTTCCCGAACAAGCGAAGGAACCGGTCTCCGGCTCACTGGCGGCCGCACTGCACGTCGCCGAAACGGCGGGCCCACAGGGCGAGCAGCTGGCGACGTTCGCGCGCGACGCATTCCTGAAGGGAATGGACGAGGCCTCCGTCGTCTTGGCCGGAGTGTTGTTCGCCTCCGCGGTCCTGCTCGGAATGTGGGCGCCCGGTCGCCGACACCCGTCGGTTCGCGTCGATGCAGCCGAGCGGGATGCCGCCGAGCGAACGGCCGACATCGACTGA
- a CDS encoding AurF N-oxygenase family protein, whose product MTASIVVSDREETAQRLLASSARKSYDPMVEVDWEAPIPDDKFGLTPEWSTLYGTALWDEMTDAQKIELTKHEAASVSSVGLWFEILLMQMLLRDVYGRDKHSRHVQFALTEVADECRHSVMFARAGERLDMPSYGPHPVIHKLGRIWGGFFKGANAYASVMAAEEILDMMQRDFMKDERVQPVTRTVSKIHVLEEARHIRFAREEVGRRIEGASWARLQLERLNTAVVVYFVMKSMIRKEVYSNAGLDPERAIAEAKRNQHYKDTVRTSGSKLMQFLDSVGLVGGPSKRLYKKVHLL is encoded by the coding sequence ATGACCGCATCGATTGTCGTCTCCGACCGCGAAGAGACCGCTCAGCGCCTGCTGGCGTCCTCGGCCCGCAAGTCCTACGACCCGATGGTGGAGGTCGACTGGGAAGCACCCATTCCCGACGACAAGTTCGGGCTCACGCCCGAGTGGAGCACCCTGTACGGCACCGCGCTGTGGGACGAGATGACCGACGCGCAGAAGATCGAGCTCACCAAGCACGAGGCGGCGAGCGTCTCGAGCGTCGGGTTGTGGTTCGAGATCCTGTTGATGCAGATGCTGCTCCGCGACGTGTACGGGCGCGACAAGCACTCCCGGCACGTCCAGTTCGCCCTCACCGAGGTGGCCGACGAGTGCCGCCACTCGGTGATGTTCGCTCGCGCCGGCGAACGCCTCGACATGCCGAGTTACGGCCCGCACCCCGTGATCCACAAGCTCGGACGTATCTGGGGTGGCTTCTTCAAGGGCGCCAATGCGTACGCCAGCGTGATGGCCGCCGAGGAGATCCTCGACATGATGCAGCGCGACTTCATGAAGGACGAGCGGGTGCAGCCCGTCACTCGGACGGTGAGCAAGATCCACGTCCTCGAAGAAGCCCGGCACATCCGCTTCGCACGCGAGGAAGTCGGACGACGCATCGAGGGCGCCAGCTGGGCACGACTGCAGCTGGAGCGCCTCAACACGGCCGTCGTCGTCTACTTCGTCATGAAGAGCATGATCCGCAAGGAGGTGTACTCGAATGCCGGCCTCGATCCGGAGCGTGCCATCGCCGAGGCCAAGCGGAACCAGCACTACAAGGACACCGTCCGCACGTCCGGTTCCAAGCTGATGCAGTTCCTCGACAGCGTCGGCCTCGTCGGCGGCCCGTCCAAGCGGCTGTACAAGAAGGTCCACCTGCTCTGA